A stretch of the Lolium perenne isolate Kyuss_39 chromosome 3, Kyuss_2.0, whole genome shotgun sequence genome encodes the following:
- the LOC127346148 gene encoding MADS-box transcription factor 3-like yields MAHRRTSIGRQKIEIRPIEREGARQVCFSKRRSGLFKKANELAIMCGVEVAAVVFSRAGNAFSFGHPSVEAVIQRFDPTGTDTGGAAEDNTLLVADLNRQHQELRAKLDAAKVKKDQVDAAMAMAKERCAGIPVAAWLEADVRDMGEEELMQFAAALQVVQAAVAARANQVLQDALNHGRAMAARNRSNMVPVTAPPQQLLGMGAGSYGWYDFGAGSSGNATNAAEMDMMQLMMMGMTPPPPPPQVFAVADLDQLLQQGFGFPGLY; encoded by the coding sequence ATGGCGCATCGCCGCACGAGCATCGGCCGCCAGAAGATCGAGATCCGGCCGATCGAGAGGGAGGGGGCGCGCCAGGTCTGCTTCTCCAAGCGCCGCTCCGGCCTGTTCAAGAAGGCCAACGAGCTGGCAATCATGTGCGGCGTGGAGGTGGCCGCCGTCGTCTTCTCCCGCGCCGGCAACGCCTTCTCCTTCGGCCACCCCTCCGTCGAGGCCGTCATCCAGCGCTTCGACCCCACCGGCACGGATACCGGCGGCGCCGCAGAGGACAACACGCTGCTGGTGGCGGACCTGAACCGCCAGCACCAAGAGCTGCGCGCGAAGCTGGACGCGGCGAAGGTAAAGAAAGATCAGGTCGACGCGGCCATGGCGATGGCGAAGGAGCGCTGTGCGGGGATCCCCGTGGCGGCGTGGCTGGAGGCCGACGTGCGCGACATGGGGGAGGAGGAGCTGATGCAGTTCGCTGCGGCGCTGCAGGTGGTGCAGGCCGCCGTCGCCGCGCGCGCCAATCAGGTGCTCCAAGACGCCCTCAACCACGGCCGCGCCATGGCGGCCAGGAACCGCTCCAACATGGTTCCCGTGACGGCACCGCCGCAGCAGCTCCTCGGCATGGGCGCCGGCAGCTATGGTTGGTATGATTTCGGTGCAGGCAGCAGCGGTAACGCCACCAACGCCGCAGAGATGGATATGATGCAGCTGATGATGATGGgcatgacgccgccgccgccgccgccgcaggtgTTCGCCGTCGCCGACCTGGACCAGCTGCTTCAGCAGGGGTTCGGATTCCCCGGCCTCTACTGA